From the genome of Pseudomonas sp. gcc21, one region includes:
- the selD gene encoding selenide, water dikinase SelD → MKNSVRLTEYSHGAGCGCKISPQVLDEILSVGQPGPAFPQLWVGNSSRDDAAVFGIDDERGIVSTTDFFMPIVDDPYDFGRIAATNAISDIYAMGGTPLMAIAILGWPVNLLPAAVAGDVMAGARAVCTEAGMPLAGGHSIDAPEPIFGLAVTGQVTRSQLKRNDTARAGARLYLTKPLGIGILTTAEKQKKLRDEDAGVARDLMCRLNRIGAQFATLEGVQAMTDVTGFGLLGHLVEMAEGSGVKARVEYTRVPRLASVDHYLSAGCVPGGTGRNFASYGHKVADMPQAWRNLLCDPQTSGGLLVAVDPAAEAAFLALAEAEGLPLEPIGECVAADAGPCVEVV, encoded by the coding sequence ATGAAAAACTCAGTTCGCTTGACCGAATACAGCCATGGCGCCGGTTGTGGATGCAAGATTTCTCCACAGGTGCTGGACGAGATCCTCTCGGTCGGACAGCCCGGCCCGGCGTTTCCACAGTTGTGGGTGGGTAATTCCAGCCGGGATGATGCAGCGGTTTTCGGGATAGATGACGAGCGCGGCATTGTCAGTACCACCGATTTCTTCATGCCCATCGTCGATGATCCCTACGATTTCGGCCGTATCGCCGCGACCAATGCCATTAGCGATATCTATGCCATGGGCGGCACGCCTCTGATGGCGATCGCCATTCTTGGCTGGCCGGTGAATCTGTTGCCCGCCGCCGTAGCGGGTGACGTCATGGCTGGTGCCCGTGCAGTCTGCACAGAAGCGGGCATGCCGTTGGCGGGAGGACACTCGATTGACGCGCCGGAGCCCATATTCGGTCTGGCAGTGACTGGCCAGGTCACCCGTAGCCAGCTCAAGCGTAATGATACTGCCCGTGCAGGCGCGAGGTTGTATCTGACCAAGCCCCTCGGTATAGGCATCCTGACTACCGCAGAAAAGCAGAAAAAGTTGCGCGACGAGGACGCCGGTGTGGCGCGCGATCTGATGTGCCGTCTCAACCGTATCGGTGCGCAGTTCGCAACGCTTGAAGGCGTACAGGCGATGACGGATGTCACCGGCTTTGGCCTGCTTGGCCATCTGGTGGAGATGGCCGAAGGGTCGGGCGTCAAGGCGCGCGTCGAATATACGCGGGTGCCGCGTCTGGCCAGCGTCGATCACTATCTCTCGGCCGGTTGCGTTCCAGGCGGCACTGGGCGCAACTTTGCCAGTTACGGACACAAGGTCGCGGATATGCCGCAGGCCTGGCGCAATTTACTGTGCGATCCGCAGACCAGCGGTGGCTTGCTGGTTGCGGTCGATCCGGCGGCTGAGGCAGCGTTCCTCGCGCTTGCCGAGGCAGAAGGCCTGCCGCTTGAGCCGATTGGTGAGTGCGTGGCCGCGGATGCCGGCCCCTGCGTCGAGGTCGTTTGA
- the mnmH gene encoding tRNA 2-selenouridine(34) synthase MnmH, protein MRADTQDFSRLFLNDVPLLDVRAPVEFAKGAFPGVVNLPLMLDNEREQVGICYKQKGQQAAIDLGHKLVNSEVKAQRVEAWKAFAQAHPEGYIYCFRGGLRSQIVQQWLAEAGVDYPRVAGGYKALRRFLIDTLDEAIRECDLKLVAGLTGTGKTEVIAALESSLDLEGHAHHRGSSFGRRSTPQPGQIDFENRLAIEVLQVRAKGHQTLVLEDEGRMVGSCTVPIELFRAMQEAPLIWLEESFENRVERILQDYVTDMHAEYALLHPEQPEAAFAAFSEFLLGSLLRIRKRLGGERFQSLEAMMRHALEIQQRSGEVHAHRDWIAGLLTHYYDPMYAYQRAGKEQRVVFSGDKRAVIEYLTERSTSEA, encoded by the coding sequence ATGCGCGCGGACACGCAGGATTTTTCGCGTCTTTTTCTGAACGACGTACCCTTGCTGGATGTACGGGCGCCGGTCGAGTTTGCCAAGGGCGCCTTTCCAGGAGTGGTCAACTTGCCGCTCATGCTGGATAACGAACGCGAGCAGGTGGGTATCTGTTACAAGCAGAAGGGCCAGCAGGCGGCTATCGATCTGGGTCACAAGCTGGTCAATAGCGAGGTCAAGGCGCAGCGCGTCGAAGCCTGGAAAGCCTTTGCCCAAGCGCACCCCGAAGGCTATATCTATTGTTTCCGTGGCGGTTTGCGCTCGCAGATCGTCCAGCAGTGGCTGGCTGAGGCGGGGGTGGATTACCCGCGTGTTGCCGGTGGCTACAAGGCGTTACGGCGTTTTCTGATCGATACTCTGGACGAGGCGATTCGCGAGTGCGATCTGAAGCTGGTAGCCGGCTTGACCGGCACCGGAAAAACCGAAGTGATCGCCGCGCTGGAGTCCAGTCTGGATCTGGAAGGTCATGCCCATCACCGGGGCTCGAGCTTTGGCCGACGCTCGACGCCTCAACCAGGACAGATTGATTTCGAGAATCGTCTGGCCATTGAAGTGCTCCAAGTCCGGGCGAAGGGGCACCAAACGCTGGTGCTGGAGGACGAGGGCCGCATGGTTGGCAGCTGTACGGTGCCGATCGAGCTGTTCCGCGCCATGCAGGAGGCGCCGCTGATCTGGCTTGAGGAAAGCTTCGAGAACCGTGTCGAGCGAATCCTTCAGGACTATGTGACGGATATGCACGCTGAATACGCACTGTTACATCCCGAGCAGCCCGAGGCCGCCTTCGCCGCGTTTTCCGAGTTCCTGCTGGGCAGCCTGCTACGTATTCGCAAGCGGTTGGGCGGCGAGCGCTTCCAGTCTCTCGAAGCAATGATGCGCCACGCGCTGGAGATTCAGCAGCGTAGTGGGGAGGTGCACGCCCACCGTGACTGGATCGCCGGGCTGCTGACGCACTATTACGATCCGATGTATGCCTACCAGCGGGCCGGGAAGGAGCAGCGGGTGGTGTTCAGTGGCGACAAGCGAGCCGTTATCGAATACCTGACGGAGCGGTCGACCAGCGAAGCCTGA
- a CDS encoding Smr/MutS family protein: protein MTHDSNETDDLDLFRQAIRGVKPIKVDQADTGKPRTDHARLKTLRQGAVRPDNRIKVDGLSDQFVMDVQPEEELAWASNGVQESQLRKLKTGQIPFDGTIDLHGMTVEKAREILWEFIAEANRLEIRCVRVTHGKAMRKDGRKPILKSHVNTWLRQHPKVLGFTSCIPRHGGTGSVYVLLKRTMLEGRDE, encoded by the coding sequence ATGACCCACGATTCCAACGAAACCGACGATCTGGACCTGTTCAGGCAGGCGATCCGGGGCGTAAAACCGATCAAGGTCGATCAGGCCGATACCGGCAAGCCTCGCACTGATCACGCCAGGCTAAAGACGCTGCGTCAGGGCGCCGTCCGGCCGGATAACCGTATCAAGGTCGACGGGCTGTCGGATCAGTTCGTCATGGATGTGCAGCCGGAAGAAGAGCTGGCCTGGGCGTCAAACGGTGTACAGGAAAGCCAGCTGCGTAAACTGAAGACCGGCCAGATACCCTTCGACGGCACCATCGACCTGCATGGCATGACCGTGGAGAAGGCGCGCGAGATTCTCTGGGAGTTCATTGCCGAGGCTAACCGGCTGGAGATCCGCTGCGTACGCGTGACCCACGGTAAAGCCATGCGCAAGGACGGCCGCAAACCTATCCTCAAAAGCCACGTAAATACCTGGCTGCGTCAACACCCCAAGGTGTTGGGTTTTACCTCATGCATTCCGCGCCATGGCGGCACCGGGTCGGTTTACGTTTTGCTAAAGCGAACCATGCTCGAAGGACGGGACGAATAA
- the prmB gene encoding 50S ribosomal protein L3 N(5)-glutamine methyltransferase, translating into MTELAALTTIKDLVRWGVSRFHEAGLWFGHGTDNAWDESRLLVLSGLSLPWETPQDYMDCRVTESERAAVIALLQQRIDQRIPAAYLTGHARFAGLDFIVDERVLVPRSPIAELIANRFEPWLERDPVRILDLCTGSGCIGIACAYAFPQAEVVLADLSTDALAVAEDNIEAHQVQDRVEARWSDGLDGMPGERFDLIVSNPPYVDAQDMDGLPDEYQHEPEIGLACGEDGLDLVRRILAEAADHLTEDGVLVIEVGNSMVHVMAEWPEVDFEWVPFKHGGHGVFVLSAAQCRDHQELFQASL; encoded by the coding sequence ATGACTGAACTCGCCGCGCTAACCACCATCAAGGATCTCGTTCGCTGGGGCGTGAGTCGTTTTCATGAGGCCGGCCTGTGGTTCGGGCATGGCACGGATAACGCGTGGGACGAATCGCGCCTGCTGGTGTTGAGTGGCTTGTCGCTGCCCTGGGAGACGCCGCAGGACTACATGGATTGTCGGGTCACCGAAAGCGAGCGTGCAGCGGTGATCGCGTTGCTGCAGCAACGAATAGACCAACGTATTCCCGCAGCCTACCTGACCGGGCACGCACGCTTTGCCGGCCTTGATTTCATCGTCGATGAAAGAGTGCTGGTGCCACGCTCGCCGATCGCAGAGTTGATAGCCAATCGCTTCGAACCCTGGCTGGAACGCGACCCAGTCCGGATTCTGGATCTGTGTACCGGTAGCGGCTGCATTGGTATTGCCTGCGCCTACGCGTTTCCCCAGGCCGAGGTGGTACTCGCAGACCTGTCCACCGACGCCCTGGCTGTGGCGGAGGACAACATCGAAGCGCATCAGGTTCAGGATCGGGTTGAGGCGCGCTGGTCGGACGGTCTCGACGGCATGCCGGGCGAGCGCTTCGATCTGATCGTGAGCAATCCTCCCTACGTGGATGCACAGGATATGGATGGATTGCCGGATGAGTATCAGCATGAGCCGGAGATAGGTCTGGCATGCGGGGAGGACGGTCTGGATCTGGTGCGGCGTATTCTTGCAGAAGCCGCTGATCATCTTACCGAGGATGGCGTTCTGGTTATCGAAGTGGGCAACAGCATGGTTCACGTGATGGCCGAGTGGCCTGAAGTCGACTTCGAGTGGGTACCCTTCAAACACGGCGGGCATGGTGTATTCGTGCTGAGCGCGGCGCAATGCCGCGACCATCAGGAGCTGTTTCAGGCCTCGCTGTAG
- a CDS encoding sulfite exporter TauE/SafE family protein, with the protein MEAVLGFILPAGLNPGLATLLVIAAGVTSAITASLGIGGGVALLAIMALVMPPAAIIPVHGMVQLGSNFNRALMTARHIKLTVIAWFLPGVLLGAWLGSRFLVNLPLALVQVCIAGFILLLCWGPQIPRIATGPAGTLIAATLTTFVSLFVGATGPLVAAFVKQQQQGDRFATVATFAAAMTLQHAPKALVYGAAGFVFVEWLGLILVMIGAGAIGTWLGLTLLKNLSDQRFGLYFNLLLTVLAIRLIWDALSSW; encoded by the coding sequence ATGGAAGCGGTTCTGGGATTCATCCTGCCGGCTGGTCTTAATCCGGGACTTGCCACCCTGCTGGTCATCGCCGCCGGAGTCACTTCGGCGATCACCGCGTCACTGGGGATCGGCGGCGGCGTTGCGCTGCTTGCAATCATGGCGTTGGTCATGCCCCCCGCGGCGATCATTCCGGTTCACGGGATGGTGCAACTGGGCTCGAATTTCAACCGCGCCCTGATGACTGCCCGCCACATCAAGCTCACAGTTATCGCCTGGTTTCTCCCCGGGGTGCTTCTGGGAGCCTGGCTCGGCAGCCGGTTTCTGGTGAATCTGCCGCTGGCACTGGTTCAAGTGTGTATCGCGGGTTTCATTCTGCTGCTCTGCTGGGGCCCGCAAATCCCCAGGATCGCCACCGGACCGGCTGGGACCCTGATCGCCGCCACACTGACCACCTTCGTCAGCCTGTTTGTCGGCGCTACCGGTCCGCTAGTGGCTGCCTTTGTCAAACAGCAGCAACAGGGTGACCGCTTCGCCACCGTGGCAACCTTTGCCGCCGCGATGACATTGCAGCATGCACCGAAGGCATTGGTTTACGGCGCCGCCGGGTTCGTATTCGTTGAATGGCTGGGGCTGATACTGGTGATGATCGGGGCTGGCGCAATCGGCACCTGGCTTGGGCTGACGCTATTGAAAAACCTCAGCGATCAACGCTTCGGCTTGTATTTCAATCTGCTGCTGACGGTGCTCGCGATCCGATTGATCTGGGATGCGCTGAGCAGCTGGTAA
- the aroC gene encoding chorismate synthase, with translation MSGNTIGTLFTVTTAGESHGAALMAIVDGCPPGMELSTADLQHELDRRKPGTSRHTTQRQEADEVEIVSGVFEGRTTGCPIGLLIRNTDQKSKDYSAIKDLFRPAHADYTYHHKYGIRDYRGGGRSSARETAMRVAAGAIAKKYLASQGITVRGYMSQLGPIEIPFETWESVDQNAFFCPNPGKVAELETYMDQLRRDQDSVGARITVVAEGVPPGLGEPVFDRLDAELAYALMNINAVKGVEMGAGFASVAQRGTEHRDEMTPAGFKSNHAGGVLGGISSGQPIVASLALKPTSSITTPGQSIDIAGNPVEVVTKGRHDPCVGIRATPIAEAMVAIVLLDHLLRHRGQNADVQVATPVLGQL, from the coding sequence ATGTCCGGAAATACCATTGGCACATTGTTCACTGTCACCACCGCCGGCGAGAGCCATGGCGCCGCCTTGATGGCTATTGTGGACGGGTGCCCTCCGGGCATGGAGCTGAGCACGGCTGATCTGCAGCATGAGCTGGACCGTCGCAAACCGGGCACCAGCCGCCACACAACCCAGCGCCAGGAGGCGGATGAGGTCGAGATCGTTTCCGGCGTATTCGAAGGGCGTACAACGGGATGCCCGATCGGGCTGCTGATTCGCAACACCGACCAGAAGTCCAAGGACTACTCGGCAATCAAGGACCTGTTCCGACCTGCCCATGCCGACTATACCTACCATCACAAGTACGGCATCCGCGATTACCGCGGAGGCGGGCGCTCATCTGCACGGGAGACAGCCATGCGCGTGGCTGCCGGTGCTATTGCCAAGAAATATCTGGCATCCCAGGGCATCACCGTTCGCGGCTACATGAGTCAGCTGGGTCCGATCGAGATTCCCTTCGAGACCTGGGAATCGGTTGATCAGAACGCCTTTTTCTGCCCGAATCCAGGCAAGGTGGCTGAGCTGGAAACCTATATGGATCAGCTGCGCAGGGATCAGGATTCTGTCGGAGCCAGGATAACCGTGGTTGCCGAAGGCGTTCCGCCAGGTCTCGGCGAGCCGGTCTTTGATCGCCTGGATGCCGAGCTGGCCTATGCGCTGATGAATATCAATGCGGTGAAGGGCGTAGAAATGGGTGCCGGTTTCGCCTCGGTCGCTCAGCGCGGCACTGAACATCGCGATGAAATGACCCCCGCCGGGTTCAAGAGCAACCATGCGGGCGGCGTGCTGGGAGGCATTTCATCGGGCCAGCCGATTGTCGCAAGCCTGGCGCTAAAGCCTACATCCAGTATCACGACTCCTGGCCAATCCATTGATATTGCTGGTAATCCTGTTGAGGTTGTTACCAAGGGGCGACACGACCCCTGCGTCGGAATTCGTGCCACACCGATTGCCGAGGCGATGGTTGCCATTGTGCTGCTCGACCATCTGTTGCGCCATCGGGGGCAGAATGCAGATGTGCAGGTGGCCACGCCCGTGCTCGGTCAGTTGTAA
- a CDS encoding MFS transporter, translated as MTLPYWRLSGFYFAYFALLGGIAPFLSLYFHHLGFSAARIGELVAIPMLMRCVAPSLWGWLGDASGRRLLIVRCGALATALCFTGIFLRQDYLWLALIMALHSFFWHAVLPQFEAITLAHLGDQSARYSQVRLWGSVGFIATVVGLGWLLQAYDLNVYPVVMLAIMSAIFLCSLLVPAPPSRLAKEGGQLAAGFFRQLRRPGVPAFFVCVALMQLSHGPYYTFLTLHLEALGYTRSVIGVMWAFGVIAEILLFALMTRILAFCSLKQMLVVSFALAALRWLLLGGLADHLVVLLFAQLLHAATFGSFHVAAIHFVQQSFSERMQGQGQALYATLAGVGGALGALYSGYSWTSIGPFWTFAIASFAALLAALMLQWRLPGRAQ; from the coding sequence ATGACCTTGCCGTACTGGCGACTATCGGGCTTTTACTTCGCCTATTTCGCGTTGCTCGGCGGCATAGCGCCGTTTCTCTCGCTGTATTTCCATCACCTGGGTTTCTCGGCCGCACGCATCGGTGAGCTGGTCGCCATTCCCATGCTGATGCGTTGCGTGGCGCCCAGCCTGTGGGGCTGGTTGGGCGATGCAAGCGGGCGGCGCCTGCTGATTGTTCGCTGTGGTGCGCTGGCTACCGCGTTGTGCTTCACCGGCATCTTCCTGCGCCAGGATTATCTGTGGCTGGCGTTGATCATGGCGTTGCACAGTTTCTTCTGGCATGCAGTGTTGCCTCAATTCGAAGCCATTACGCTGGCGCATCTGGGCGACCAGTCAGCTCGCTACAGTCAGGTAAGGCTGTGGGGGTCGGTGGGCTTTATCGCCACCGTGGTGGGCCTGGGTTGGCTGCTGCAGGCGTACGATCTGAATGTGTACCCGGTGGTCATGCTCGCTATCATGTCGGCCATTTTTCTATGTAGTCTGCTGGTTCCGGCGCCACCGTCGCGCCTGGCGAAGGAGGGCGGCCAGCTGGCGGCGGGATTTTTCAGACAGTTGCGTCGCCCGGGTGTGCCGGCATTCTTTGTATGTGTGGCACTCATGCAGCTGTCCCACGGGCCTTATTACACCTTTCTCACGTTGCATCTGGAAGCGCTCGGTTACACGCGCAGCGTGATTGGCGTGATGTGGGCGTTTGGCGTGATCGCCGAAATTCTGCTGTTCGCCCTGATGACCCGAATACTGGCTTTTTGCAGCTTGAAGCAGATGCTGGTGGTGAGCTTTGCGCTGGCGGCGCTGCGTTGGTTATTGTTGGGCGGGTTGGCTGATCACCTGGTCGTACTGTTGTTTGCGCAGTTGCTCCACGCTGCAACATTCGGCAGCTTTCATGTCGCCGCGATCCATTTCGTCCAGCAGAGTTTCAGCGAGAGGATGCAGGGACAGGGACAGGCTTTGTACGCGACGCTGGCCGGGGTAGGTGGCGCACTCGGTGCGCTATATTCAGGCTACAGCTGGACCAGCATCGGGCCGTTCTGGACCTTTGCAATAGCCAGTTTTGCTGCCTTGTTGGCAGCGCTGATGCTGCAGTGGCGTCTACCCGGTCGAGCCCAATGA
- a CDS encoding PLDc N-terminal domain-containing protein has translation MENLGGSLIGLVILVLSIWAIIKIVQSGASTLAKVLWVLFILIVPVIGLIVWFFAGPRGGTTP, from the coding sequence ATGGAAAATTTAGGCGGCAGTCTAATTGGTTTGGTCATACTCGTTCTGAGTATCTGGGCCATCATCAAAATCGTGCAGAGTGGTGCAAGCACGCTCGCCAAGGTGCTTTGGGTGTTGTTCATTCTGATCGTGCCGGTGATCGGCCTGATCGTCTGGTTCTTTGCCGGCCCACGCGGTGGGACGACTCCATAA
- a CDS encoding SDR family oxidoreductase has protein sequence MIPLDGRVALVTGAARGIGYGVATRLLRDGWSVVLADIDEAGGQEAAEELARLGTVEFVTLDVADEASVIACMERVEEDFGQLDGLVNNAGIADPDNGPLEQLSLESWNRLIGTNLTGAFLLSKHAVGLLRRRGGAIVNMASTRAVQSEAQTEAYAASKGGLVALTHAMAVSLGPEIRVNAVSPGWIDTRPPVQQASDPLRVVDHEQHAAGRVGQPADVAALVAFLLGPDAGFITGQNYLIDGGMTRQMFYVE, from the coding sequence ATGATTCCGTTGGATGGTAGGGTGGCGCTGGTTACCGGCGCTGCTCGGGGTATTGGTTATGGCGTGGCTACCCGTTTGTTACGGGACGGGTGGTCGGTGGTACTGGCTGATATAGATGAGGCAGGGGGGCAGGAGGCCGCCGAGGAGCTGGCGCGACTCGGCACAGTCGAGTTCGTCACCCTCGATGTGGCAGACGAAGCCAGCGTGATTGCCTGCATGGAGCGCGTCGAAGAGGACTTCGGGCAGCTCGACGGCCTGGTCAATAACGCCGGCATCGCCGATCCGGATAATGGTCCGCTTGAGCAGTTGAGTCTGGAAAGCTGGAATCGCTTGATCGGCACCAATCTGACCGGCGCCTTCCTGCTGTCCAAGCATGCGGTCGGATTGTTACGCCGGCGTGGCGGTGCCATCGTCAACATGGCTTCAACCCGCGCGGTCCAGTCTGAGGCGCAGACCGAAGCCTACGCGGCGAGCAAGGGTGGGCTGGTAGCGCTGACGCATGCCATGGCGGTAAGCCTGGGGCCTGAGATCAGGGTGAATGCGGTCAGTCCCGGGTGGATCGATACGCGACCGCCGGTTCAGCAAGCCAGCGATCCGCTAAGGGTCGTTGATCATGAGCAGCACGCCGCAGGCAGGGTAGGGCAACCCGCTGATGTTGCAGCGCTGGTAGCATTCCTTCTCGGGCCGGATGCCGGGTTCATTACCGGGCAGAACTATCTGATTGATGGTGGGATGACCCGGCAGATGTTCTACGTCGAGTAA
- a CDS encoding ferredoxin--NADP reductase — protein sequence MAGFNTERVLSVHHWTDNLFSFKTTRDPGFRFKNGHFIMIGLEVEGRPLMRAYSIASPNYEDTLEFFSIKVPDGPLTSRLQNIKEGDQIMLSRKPTGTLVLDHLIPGRNLYLLSTGTGLAPFISIVQDPETYEQYDKVILVHGCRYVRELAYQDLIGQDLPNHEYFGDMVRDKLIYYPTVTREPFRNQGRLTDLMNSGKLFDDIGLPPIDTENDRFMLCGSPNMLKDTCEILDAQGFKEARHGDQGHYVIERAFVEK from the coding sequence ATGGCTGGATTCAACACCGAACGCGTTCTCAGCGTGCATCATTGGACGGATAATCTGTTCAGTTTCAAGACCACCCGTGATCCGGGGTTCCGCTTCAAGAATGGTCATTTCATCATGATCGGATTGGAAGTAGAGGGTCGCCCCTTGATGCGCGCTTACAGTATCGCCAGCCCGAACTACGAAGATACCTTGGAGTTCTTCAGCATCAAGGTACCGGATGGCCCGCTGACGTCGCGCCTGCAGAATATCAAGGAAGGCGATCAGATCATGCTGAGCCGCAAACCGACCGGCACCCTGGTCCTCGACCATCTGATTCCGGGCCGGAATCTGTACCTGCTCAGCACGGGTACCGGCTTGGCCCCTTTCATCAGCATCGTCCAAGATCCGGAAACCTATGAGCAATACGACAAGGTAATTCTGGTGCACGGTTGCCGGTACGTGCGTGAACTGGCGTATCAGGACCTTATCGGACAGGATCTGCCAAACCATGAATATTTCGGCGACATGGTGCGGGACAAGCTGATCTATTATCCGACCGTCACCCGCGAGCCATTCCGCAATCAGGGTCGACTTACCGACCTGATGAATAGCGGGAAGTTGTTCGATGACATCGGCCTGCCCCCGATTGATACGGAGAACGATCGCTTCATGCTGTGCGGCAGCCCGAACATGCTCAAGGATACCTGCGAAATCCTTGATGCGCAGGGCTTCAAGGAAGCGCGGCACGGCGATCAAGGCCACTATGTGATCGAACGGGCGTTTGTAGAAAAATAG
- a CDS encoding LysR family transcriptional regulator, giving the protein MKFTLRQLEVFLAASFYENLTRAAESLSMSQSAASSALRDLEKQFGVQLFDRVGKRLQLNELGNTVRPRARALIDQAQSLELALASHADVGDLKVGATLSIGNYLAVEIMARYMVEQPGARVELEVANTAAIVRKVANFELDIGLIEGETHHPDLEMKHWRDDELIVFCAPDHPWAGKPWLTDEELVEAEWVVRERGSGTRQHFEWALHGLLPRLQFKLELQHTEAIKRAVEAGLGIGCLSAITLVEAFKRGSLVPLPVPQRDFKRSFYFVLQRNKFRSAGIERWLEMCREAEAEI; this is encoded by the coding sequence ATGAAATTCACGCTACGCCAGCTGGAGGTCTTTCTTGCTGCGTCCTTTTACGAGAATCTCACGCGCGCCGCAGAAAGCCTCTCGATGTCACAGTCGGCGGCCAGCAGTGCGCTGCGCGATCTGGAGAAACAATTCGGCGTGCAGCTATTCGATCGGGTCGGTAAGCGGTTGCAGCTGAATGAGTTGGGAAACACCGTGCGGCCCAGGGCTCGCGCCTTGATTGATCAGGCGCAGAGTCTTGAGCTGGCCTTGGCGAGTCATGCCGATGTCGGGGATCTCAAGGTGGGCGCAACCCTGAGTATCGGCAATTACCTTGCGGTAGAGATCATGGCGCGCTACATGGTCGAGCAGCCCGGCGCCCGCGTCGAGCTTGAGGTCGCCAATACCGCAGCGATCGTACGTAAAGTGGCGAATTTCGAACTTGATATTGGATTGATTGAAGGCGAAACACATCACCCTGACCTGGAAATGAAACACTGGCGCGACGATGAGCTCATCGTGTTCTGCGCGCCGGATCACCCCTGGGCAGGTAAGCCATGGCTGACAGACGAGGAGTTGGTGGAAGCCGAGTGGGTGGTGCGAGAGCGAGGCTCGGGAACCCGTCAGCACTTCGAATGGGCGCTGCATGGGTTGCTGCCGCGTCTGCAATTCAAGCTCGAACTGCAGCATACTGAGGCGATCAAGCGGGCGGTGGAAGCGGGGCTGGGGATCGGCTGTCTATCAGCCATTACGCTGGTCGAAGCCTTCAAGCGCGGCAGTCTGGTGCCCTTGCCGGTGCCGCAGCGAGATTTCAAGCGGAGTTTCTATTTCGTGCTTCAGCGCAACAAGTTTCGCAGCGCGGGTATAGAACGCTGGTTGGAAATGTGCAGGGAAGCCGAAGCAGAGATTTAA
- a CDS encoding glycine zipper 2TM domain-containing protein codes for MNKSMLSGIVIGAIVATAGGAIAGYNALAPKTPTHAEVISVEEIKEDERTARQVCQDVAVTRQKPVQDQHQILGSVAGAVVGGVLGNQVGGGSGKKIATVAGAAAGGYAGNKAQEKLQANSTYTTIENRCETVYDTNTKVVGYQVDYRIGEEQGSVRMDEHPGKQIALTDGKLNLDTL; via the coding sequence ATGAATAAATCAATGCTGTCAGGAATCGTCATCGGCGCCATCGTGGCCACTGCAGGCGGCGCTATCGCCGGATATAACGCACTGGCGCCCAAGACGCCCACCCATGCAGAAGTCATCAGCGTAGAGGAGATCAAGGAAGACGAGCGCACTGCACGGCAGGTATGTCAGGACGTGGCAGTCACCCGTCAGAAGCCGGTCCAGGATCAGCATCAGATTCTCGGCTCAGTTGCAGGCGCAGTCGTCGGCGGCGTTCTCGGCAATCAGGTTGGTGGCGGCAGCGGCAAGAAGATTGCCACCGTTGCAGGCGCTGCTGCAGGCGGCTACGCCGGCAACAAGGCGCAGGAAAAACTGCAGGCTAACAGCACCTACACCACCATCGAAAACCGCTGCGAAACAGTGTATGACACTAACACCAAAGTGGTTGGTTACCAGGTTGATTACCGCATCGGCGAGGAACAGGGCAGCGTTCGCATGGACGAGCACCCCGGCAAACAGATTGCCCTGACTGACGGCAAACTGAATCTCGATACGCTCTGA